GCAGGGATAGTGATCGAGGAGGGAGCGGACAGGTTCGCCTATAGAAACGGCCTTTTCGTCATAGGTCAAAGCGGCGAGACAGCTAAGATTCTCAACGATGAGAAATTCAAGCCGAGGTATTGGTGATGAGACTTGGAATCCTGGGCGTGGGCAACATGGGAGAGGCGATACTCAGAGGCGTTTTAAAGGGGAAGGTCCTGGACGCCTCTCAGATCTCAATATATGATGTGGTGAGGGAGAAAGTTGAGAGACTGGCGGTTGAACTTGGTGTTAAGGGCGTTTCGAGCATAGCTGATCTGGTTGATCCCTCGGATGCCGTTCTGTATTCGGCTAAACCTCAAAACGTCCCGGAGGTTTTACCGGAGCTTGCAAGGCATATGAAACCGCCGAAGTTCCTCATATCCATAGCCGCTGGGGTGAAAACAAGCAGGCTGGAGTCGTTTTTCCGGGACGAGCTTCCGGTTGTCAGAGTTATGCCGAATATAGCGGCGCTCGTCGGTGAGGCTGCCTCCGCTATATGTCCCGGCAGATTCGCCTCGAAGGAACATCTGGATTTCGCCCTGAAGATATTCCGGGCTGTGGGCGATGCGATCGTGGTCGAGGAGAAGATGATGGACGCCGTAACGGGATTGAGCGGAAGCGGACCGGCCTTCGTATTTCTGATGATGGAGGCCCTGGCCGACGCGGGAGTTCAGCTCGGCCTCCCGCGTGAGGAGGCTGCGACTCTGGCGATCCAAACCGTGCTGGGGACGGCAAGGCTGATCTCCGAGACGAAAGAACATCCCGCTCTACTTAGAAACAAGGTTACCTCCCCCGGCGGCACAACCGCAATGGGGTTGTTCGAACTGGAATCAAGCGGCGTTCGGGCAGCGATAATGAGGGCTGTGATCGCCGCCGCTAGAAGATCGGAAGAACTCGGAGGGTGAGATGTTATATAGAACGTTGGCTGAGTTGATACATCTCGTCATCAACCTTTATATCTGGATATTGGTGATAAACGCCATCCTCTCCTGGATCGCCTTCGCATCGTATAACGTCACGATCAGGAGGATATACTCGATCACAACGGGACTTACTCAGCCGGTGCTCAGACCGATCAGAAGGCTGGTCTATCCCCTAACTCGAAGGCTAGGTGTGGACATATCGCCTCTTATAGCCATCTTTATACTTATCACCATCGATAGAATCATAATTTAAATCGTTTAGGGGGGTCGGATCTATGCTGACCGCTTTAGATATCTATCAACAGGAGTTCAAGAGGAGCTTCAGAGGTTACGATCC
The sequence above is a segment of the Candidatus Poribacteria bacterium genome. Coding sequences within it:
- the proC gene encoding pyrroline-5-carboxylate reductase, whose protein sequence is MRLGILGVGNMGEAILRGVLKGKVLDASQISIYDVVREKVERLAVELGVKGVSSIADLVDPSDAVLYSAKPQNVPEVLPELARHMKPPKFLISIAAGVKTSRLESFFRDELPVVRVMPNIAALVGEAASAICPGRFASKEHLDFALKIFRAVGDAIVVEEKMMDAVTGLSGSGPAFVFLMMEALADAGVQLGLPREEAATLAIQTVLGTARLISETKEHPALLRNKVTSPGGTTAMGLFELESSGVRAAIMRAVIAAARRSEELGG
- a CDS encoding YggT family protein; the encoded protein is MLYRTLAELIHLVINLYIWILVINAILSWIAFASYNVTIRRIYSITTGLTQPVLRPIRRLVYPLTRRLGVDISPLIAIFILITIDRIII